One region of Miscanthus floridulus cultivar M001 chromosome 19, ASM1932011v1, whole genome shotgun sequence genomic DNA includes:
- the LOC136526093 gene encoding uncharacterized protein — MAEEIAQQPAVEKPVEETPPEPQQVSGPTTAPEQLVEKIAELSTNVPSTNPAEVDTLAPRESNQAEEQQPEVAQSTLADATAHGKAMVVTETADSRPALPPEQEAVEDKVEEVLGRPQDK; from the coding sequence ATGGCAGAAGAAattgcccagcagccagccgtggagaaACCTGTAGAAGAAACTCCGCCGGAACCTCAGCAGGTGAGCGGCCCGACGACAGCCCCCGAGCAGCTCGTCGAGAAGATAGCCGAGCTAAGTACAAAtgttccgagcactaaccctgctgaggtggataccttggcgccaagggaatcaaaccaagccgaggagcagcagccagaggtggcgcagagcactcttgccgatgcaacggctcatgggaaagccatggtggtcaCGGAGACTGCAGATTCCAGACCAGCGCTGCCCCCTGAACAGGAGGCTGTggaggacaaagtagaagaggtcctgggccgtccccaagataagtga